One genomic window of Verrucomicrobiia bacterium includes the following:
- a CDS encoding thymidylate kinase, with the protein MAQTFAELKFPGRLIAVEGLDGSGKSTQIYLLKRWLELQGLKVFFSEWNSSEIVKSATSKGKKRELLTPTTFSLIHATDFADRYERQLVPLLRAGYIVLCDRYVFTAFARDTVRGCRPEWVRGLYNFAAHPDLTFFFKAQLEVSLQRILDGRPQLKYFEAGMDMRLSSDPYESFRIFQGRILEQYLGMSTEFNFSVIDANQPIEAQQILVRELVAAKINLGTFARNHGKPRA; encoded by the coding sequence ATGGCACAGACATTTGCCGAACTCAAATTCCCGGGGCGTCTGATCGCGGTCGAAGGACTGGACGGCTCGGGGAAGTCCACACAGATTTATTTGTTAAAGCGCTGGCTGGAATTGCAGGGCCTCAAGGTTTTTTTCAGCGAGTGGAACTCTTCGGAAATCGTCAAGAGCGCGACCAGCAAAGGGAAAAAGCGCGAACTGCTCACGCCCACCACTTTCAGCCTGATCCACGCGACGGATTTTGCCGATCGTTATGAACGCCAGCTCGTGCCGCTGCTGCGCGCGGGGTATATCGTACTATGCGATCGGTATGTCTTCACAGCGTTCGCGCGCGACACGGTGCGCGGTTGTCGGCCCGAATGGGTGCGCGGCCTTTACAATTTTGCGGCGCATCCCGACCTCACGTTTTTCTTCAAGGCGCAACTCGAAGTCTCGTTGCAACGCATCCTCGACGGACGGCCGCAATTAAAATATTTCGAGGCGGGCATGGACATGCGTTTGTCCAGCGACCCGTACGAAAGCTTTCGCATTTTTCAGGGGCGCATCCTTGAACAATACCTGGGCATGAGCACGGAGTTTAATTTTTCCGTGATTGATGCGAACCAGCCGATCGAGGCGCAACAAATCCTGGTGCGCGAATTGGTGGCGGCGAAAATCAACCTGGGCACGTTCGCCCGCAACCATGGCAAACCCCGCGCATGA
- a CDS encoding Hsp20/alpha crystallin family protein produces the protein MSTITQNETKNPQVTAAEQSHLPQHYVSPHVNIFENNEGYVLEAELPGVAKTGLEIGVENNLLTIIGQREKNTLTAEPIYRELSTASYRRVFELDPAIDTEKIDARLEQGVLTVRLPKSDRAKPRKVQVGE, from the coding sequence ATGAGTACCATTACACAAAACGAAACGAAGAATCCTCAAGTCACTGCGGCCGAGCAATCACACCTGCCGCAGCATTACGTGTCTCCTCACGTGAACATTTTCGAGAACAACGAAGGTTATGTCCTCGAAGCCGAACTTCCGGGCGTCGCGAAAACCGGCCTTGAGATCGGCGTGGAAAATAATCTCCTGACCATCATCGGCCAGCGCGAGAAAAACACGCTCACTGCGGAGCCGATTTATCGGGAGTTATCCACGGCGAGTTACCGGCGCGTGTTTGAATTGGACCCGGCGATTGACACGGAGAAAATTGACGCCCGCCTTGAGCAAGGCGTCCTGACCGTTCGCCTGCCGAAGTCCGACCGCGCCAAACCGCGCAAGGTTCAGGTCGGCGAGTAA
- a CDS encoding Ppx/GppA family phosphatase: MNSIRRAVIDVGTNSIKLLVADVSGEVVTPVCEESEQTRLGAGFFESHRLQPQAIAHSAEAVAAFTAKARELGAVSTRIIATSAARDAVNPGDLTSAIEKASGLKVEIISGEQEADWAFQGVNTDARLAQLPLLLMDLGGGSTEFILGQGTHKYFRKSYQLGTVRLLEKLPPGDPPTAEQLAACRNFVREFLRREVKPELGPALAELSKSRVAAAVVQLVGTGGTATILARMEGQLADYDRERIEAARITGGGIRKRVNGLWGLTLARRKEVVGLPKSRADVILAGVAIYEGVMEELGFEELRITTRGLRFAALMGG; encoded by the coding sequence ATGAACAGCATTCGACGCGCGGTCATTGACGTCGGCACCAACTCAATCAAACTGTTGGTCGCGGACGTGTCGGGCGAGGTGGTGACGCCGGTTTGCGAGGAGAGCGAACAGACGCGGCTCGGCGCGGGATTTTTCGAGAGTCACCGATTACAACCTCAGGCGATCGCGCATTCGGCAGAAGCGGTGGCGGCGTTCACAGCGAAAGCACGGGAGTTGGGAGCCGTTTCCACGCGAATAATCGCGACCAGTGCGGCGCGTGATGCGGTGAATCCGGGCGACCTGACTTCGGCGATTGAGAAGGCGTCGGGTTTAAAAGTAGAGATCATTTCCGGCGAGCAGGAAGCGGATTGGGCTTTTCAGGGAGTGAATACGGACGCGCGGCTGGCGCAGCTTCCGTTGCTGTTGATGGACCTTGGCGGCGGGAGCACGGAATTTATTTTGGGCCAGGGCACGCACAAATATTTTCGCAAGAGTTACCAGTTGGGAACGGTACGGTTGCTGGAAAAATTGCCGCCGGGTGATCCACCCACGGCAGAGCAGTTGGCCGCATGCCGGAATTTTGTGCGGGAATTTTTGCGGCGCGAAGTGAAGCCGGAGCTGGGACCAGCACTCGCTGAATTGTCCAAGTCTCGTGTCGCGGCGGCAGTAGTGCAATTAGTCGGCACGGGCGGGACGGCAACCATTTTGGCGCGCATGGAAGGACAGCTTGCGGATTATGATCGCGAACGCATCGAGGCCGCGCGCATCACCGGCGGCGGCATCAGAAAGCGGGTGAATGGCTTGTGGGGATTGACGCTCGCGCGGAGGAAAGAAGTCGTTGGTTTGCCGAAAAGCCGGGCGGATGTGATCCTGGCGGGCGTGGCGATTTATGAAGGCGTGATGGAGGAATTGGGATTTGAGGAACTGCGAATCACTACGCGCGGTCTGCGGTTTGCAGCATTGATGGGCGGATGA
- a CDS encoding thymidylate kinase has product MKKSPRKEPLPKHEVMVPRPSRRRFYGYGLPNVDVQKLAGKLIVMEGADGSGRSTQIARLRDWLEDCGHATVQVGLKRSTLVSEELEQAQKGNILSHTTLSLFYATDFADQLENIIIPALKAGFIVLADRYIYTLMARDLVRGMDAAWLKNLYGIALVPDAVFYLNVSPEQLVERNFAKNYALDYWESGMDLGLSREMFDSFLKYQGMMAREFTKLQAFYGFTIVDADRHPDDINAELQQKIEVVVAGK; this is encoded by the coding sequence ATGAAAAAATCCCCGCGGAAAGAACCGCTTCCGAAGCATGAGGTCATGGTGCCGCGCCCTTCGCGCCGACGTTTTTACGGCTACGGCCTGCCAAACGTGGACGTGCAAAAGCTCGCGGGAAAATTGATTGTCATGGAAGGCGCGGACGGTTCGGGGCGCTCGACGCAGATTGCGCGGTTGCGCGACTGGCTGGAGGATTGCGGCCACGCGACGGTGCAGGTCGGCTTGAAACGCTCCACGCTGGTGAGCGAGGAACTTGAGCAGGCGCAGAAGGGAAATATTCTCAGCCATACGACGCTGAGCCTTTTTTACGCCACGGATTTTGCGGACCAGTTGGAGAACATCATCATTCCCGCGCTCAAGGCGGGCTTCATCGTTTTGGCGGACCGCTATATTTATACGCTCATGGCGCGCGACCTGGTGCGCGGGATGGACGCGGCGTGGCTCAAAAATCTCTATGGCATTGCGCTGGTGCCGGACGCGGTGTTTTACCTGAATGTTTCGCCGGAACAGTTGGTTGAGCGAAACTTCGCGAAAAATTACGCGCTCGATTATTGGGAAAGCGGCATGGACCTCGGCTTGTCGCGCGAGATGTTCGACAGCTTTCTCAAATACCAGGGAATGATGGCGCGGGAGTTCACGAAACTGCAGGCGTTTTACGGATTCACGATCGTGGATGCCGACCGTCATCCCGACGATATCAATGCCGAGTTGCAGCAGAAGATCGAAGTAGTTGTAGCGGGAAAATAA
- a CDS encoding ROK family protein — translation MPEANTKAEYLVGVDLGGTKILSGVFTTSLKCVGRSKMSTKAERGTESVIERIAHCVQDAVDECDLSLKQVRGVGIGSPGAIDPENGRVMFAGNLDWKDVPLKKKLEEHLGLPVFLQNDCNVCTLGVHEVELESRPRNLVGIFLGTGIGGGLILDGKLFTGFNRTAGEVGHMVLEVNGPKCTCGNKGCWEALASRTALFRQVQQAVKDGQKTVLTNMLGDDLKDLRSGDLRKAIKQGDKFVEHIVEEAAKYTGIAVANLINILSPEVVVVGGGLMDALENEMMPVVVETAREHAFPGTDKGVKILPSKLGDDAGITGAAVLARRETK, via the coding sequence ATGCCCGAAGCAAATACCAAAGCGGAATACCTGGTCGGCGTGGATTTGGGTGGCACCAAGATTTTGTCCGGCGTTTTCACGACTTCGCTCAAGTGCGTCGGCCGCTCGAAGATGAGCACGAAAGCCGAGCGCGGAACGGAATCGGTCATCGAACGCATCGCGCATTGCGTCCAGGACGCGGTGGACGAATGTGATTTGAGCCTGAAACAAGTGCGCGGCGTGGGCATCGGTTCGCCGGGCGCGATTGACCCCGAGAATGGCCGCGTGATGTTCGCGGGCAATCTCGACTGGAAAGATGTGCCGCTGAAGAAAAAGCTGGAGGAACATTTGGGCCTGCCGGTTTTTTTGCAGAACGATTGCAATGTTTGCACCCTTGGCGTCCATGAGGTCGAGCTCGAAAGCCGGCCAAGGAATCTCGTGGGGATTTTTTTGGGCACAGGCATTGGCGGCGGATTGATTTTGGATGGGAAATTATTTACGGGTTTCAATCGCACGGCGGGCGAAGTCGGCCACATGGTGCTCGAAGTCAACGGCCCAAAATGCACTTGCGGCAACAAGGGTTGCTGGGAAGCATTGGCGAGCCGCACCGCGCTTTTTCGCCAGGTGCAGCAAGCGGTCAAGGACGGGCAGAAGACGGTTTTGACGAACATGCTGGGGGATGATTTGAAGGATTTGCGCAGCGGTGATTTGCGCAAGGCGATCAAGCAGGGAGATAAATTTGTCGAGCACATCGTTGAAGAAGCGGCGAAATACACGGGCATCGCGGTGGCGAATTTGATCAATATTCTCAGCCCGGAAGTGGTCGTCGTGGGCGGTGGACTGATGGACGCGCTGGAAAATGAAATGATGCCGGTGGTAGTGGAAACCGCGCGCGAACATGCGTTTCCCGGAACTGACAAGGGCGTGAAGATTTTGCCGTCGAAGCTGGGTGACGATGCGGGCATTACCGGCGCCGCCGTGCTGGCGCGGCGCGAGACGAAATAA
- the ppk1 gene encoding polyphosphate kinase 1 gives MGIAPATYGPDKFINRELGWLEFNQRVLDEALDSRNPLLERVKFFCITSSNLDEFFEVRVAGLKQQVESDVVERSVDGLTSTETLRAVTKRVRQMVAEQYDCWQKDLRPALAKNGFRFLEFAELDAADKKWVEEYYRAQVWPVLTPLALDPAHPFPQLLNKSLNIIVRLEMLHGADMLRHLAVVQVPRVLPRLVRLPREDERHDYIFLSNLIGHYLAEIFPGTTILGYWNFRVTRNSELYIDEEETANLLKAVENELRNRRKGDAVRLEIEHDCPEDLRNALLGTLKLTDDDLYIINGPVNPTRLMAIYEGDHSPELRDPPYVSSVAAALRDHTDVFAAIRERDVLLHHPYETFDSVVQLLERAAEDPKVLAIKQTLYRTGGDNRIIGALMQAVQNGKQVTAVVELRARFDEANNIQWARQLEEAGVHVVYGLVGYKIHAKMCLIVRRDEDRIRRYVHLATGNYNPTTSRIYTDIGLLSCRSTLGEDATNLFNLLTGISQFQGTQRLLVAPFELHDRMRKLIRREADNARQGLPARIIAKMNALVDREMIEDLYDASQAGVKIDLIVRGICCLRPQMTGVSENITVRSIVDRFLEHSRIFYFDNACQPEVYVGSADWMPRNFYRRIEAVFPIEDGNLRERIISEILAAALEDNVKARIMKADGTYYRPSLKRGEKAHRSQEEFIQRTIAGKQPQNHGAKTKYAKVKLALRPKTKTR, from the coding sequence ATGGGAATTGCGCCCGCAACTTACGGTCCAGACAAATTTATCAATCGCGAATTGGGCTGGCTTGAATTCAACCAGCGCGTGCTCGACGAAGCTCTCGATTCCCGCAATCCCCTGCTCGAACGCGTCAAATTTTTCTGCATCACCAGTTCCAACCTCGATGAATTTTTCGAGGTGCGCGTCGCCGGCCTCAAGCAACAGGTCGAAAGCGATGTGGTCGAGCGCAGCGTGGATGGCCTCACCTCGACCGAAACCTTGCGCGCCGTCACCAAACGCGTCCGCCAGATGGTCGCCGAGCAATACGATTGCTGGCAAAAGGACCTTCGCCCCGCGCTCGCCAAAAATGGTTTTCGTTTTCTCGAATTTGCCGAGTTGGATGCCGCTGATAAAAAGTGGGTTGAAGAATATTATCGCGCGCAAGTCTGGCCGGTGCTCACGCCGCTGGCGCTGGATCCCGCGCATCCGTTCCCGCAACTGCTCAACAAATCGCTCAACATCATCGTGCGCCTCGAGATGCTGCACGGCGCGGATATGTTGCGGCATCTCGCCGTCGTGCAAGTCCCGCGCGTATTGCCGCGGCTCGTCCGGTTGCCGCGCGAGGATGAACGCCACGATTATATTTTTCTCAGCAATCTCATCGGCCATTATCTCGCGGAGATTTTTCCGGGCACGACCATCCTTGGTTACTGGAATTTTCGCGTCACGCGCAACAGCGAGCTTTACATTGACGAAGAGGAAACCGCGAATTTGCTCAAGGCGGTCGAGAATGAATTGCGCAACCGCCGCAAAGGCGACGCCGTGCGGCTGGAGATTGAGCACGATTGCCCGGAGGATTTGCGCAACGCGCTGCTCGGCACGCTCAAGCTTACGGACGACGATCTCTACATCATCAACGGGCCCGTAAATCCGACGCGCCTCATGGCGATCTATGAAGGCGATCACTCGCCAGAATTGCGCGACCCGCCTTACGTTTCATCCGTCGCTGCCGCGCTGCGCGATCACACGGACGTTTTTGCCGCCATTCGCGAGCGCGATGTTTTGCTGCATCATCCGTACGAGACGTTTGACAGCGTCGTGCAACTGCTCGAACGCGCCGCGGAAGATCCCAAAGTTTTGGCCATCAAACAGACGCTTTATCGCACCGGCGGCGATAACCGCATCATCGGCGCATTGATGCAGGCGGTCCAAAATGGCAAGCAGGTCACCGCTGTGGTGGAATTGCGCGCGCGCTTTGATGAGGCCAATAATATCCAGTGGGCGCGGCAACTCGAAGAAGCCGGCGTGCACGTGGTGTACGGTCTCGTTGGCTACAAAATCCACGCCAAGATGTGCCTGATCGTGCGGCGTGACGAAGACCGCATCCGCCGCTACGTCCATCTCGCCACCGGCAATTACAATCCCACGACCTCGCGCATTTATACTGACATCGGCTTGCTGAGTTGCCGCTCGACGCTCGGCGAAGATGCCACGAATCTTTTCAATTTGCTTACCGGCATCTCGCAATTTCAAGGCACGCAAAGACTGCTCGTCGCCCCGTTTGAATTGCACGACCGCATGCGCAAGCTCATCCGCCGCGAGGCTGACAACGCGCGCCAGGGATTGCCCGCCCGCATCATCGCTAAGATGAATGCGCTCGTGGATCGCGAAATGATCGAAGACCTTTACGACGCTTCGCAAGCGGGCGTGAAGATTGATTTGATCGTGCGCGGAATCTGCTGCCTGCGTCCGCAGATGACAGGCGTGAGCGAGAACATCACCGTGCGCAGCATCGTGGATCGTTTTCTCGAGCACAGCCGGATTTTCTATTTCGACAACGCCTGCCAGCCGGAAGTTTACGTGGGCAGCGCCGATTGGATGCCGCGAAATTTCTATCGCCGCATCGAAGCCGTTTTTCCGATTGAAGATGGCAACCTCCGCGAACGCATCATCAGCGAAATTCTTGCCGCCGCGCTGGAGGACAACGTCAAGGCGCGCATCATGAAAGCGGACGGAACTTATTATCGCCCCTCGCTCAAGCGCGGCGAAAAAGCGCACCGCAGCCAGGAGGAATTTATCCAGCGCACCATCGCGGGCAAACAGCCGCAGAACCACGGCGCGAAAACCAAATACGCAAAAGTGAAACTCGCGCTACGGCCAAAAACGAAGACCCGGTGA
- a CDS encoding Hsp20/alpha crystallin family protein, with the protein MIELTHWRRPDTSVWPTIGRLFGLRDELDRLFEGASRGNGAPVRFWNPALDVYEDKDNLFVKAELAGFKKEDIEVSLENGVLTLSGERKDDEKFTEAQTRRSERFTGHFERSITLPSEVKADQVTAHYADGILTITLPKAEAAKPKQIEVKVS; encoded by the coding sequence ATGATCGAACTTACTCATTGGCGCCGCCCGGATACTTCAGTTTGGCCCACTATCGGACGGTTGTTTGGGCTCCGCGATGAACTCGACCGTTTATTTGAAGGCGCGTCGCGAGGAAACGGCGCCCCGGTGCGCTTCTGGAATCCCGCGCTCGACGTTTACGAGGACAAGGATAATCTGTTCGTCAAAGCCGAACTCGCCGGTTTCAAGAAGGAAGACATCGAAGTCTCCCTCGAAAACGGCGTATTGACTCTGTCCGGCGAACGCAAGGACGATGAAAAATTCACCGAAGCGCAGACTCGCCGCTCCGAACGATTCACCGGTCATTTCGAACGCTCCATCACCCTGCCTTCCGAAGTGAAGGCCGATCAGGTGACCGCGCATTACGCCGACGGCATTCTCACAATTACCCTGCCGAAAGCCGAAGCTGCCAAACCCAAACAGATCGAGGTCAAGGTTAGCTAA
- a CDS encoding response regulator gives MTKSTPANNSEVLIYVVDDEPMLLELASVILEPHGYQIKTFRDPETALAQFTAAKPRPDLLITDYAMHTMNGMQLIQRFRDLEPAQKILLVSGTVGEDIFQGAEQRPDRFLAKPYKPDQFIRDVEELLAAK, from the coding sequence ATGACTAAAAGCACCCCAGCGAACAATTCCGAGGTTTTAATTTACGTGGTGGACGACGAGCCGATGCTGCTGGAACTTGCTTCGGTCATCCTGGAACCGCACGGTTATCAGATCAAAACTTTCCGCGATCCCGAAACTGCGCTGGCGCAATTCACCGCCGCGAAACCGCGCCCGGACCTGCTGATTACCGATTACGCCATGCACACGATGAATGGCATGCAGCTCATCCAGCGCTTCCGCGATCTCGAGCCCGCGCAAAAAATCCTGCTGGTGAGTGGTACGGTCGGCGAGGATATTTTCCAAGGCGCGGAACAAAGGCCGGACCGCTTTCTCGCCAAGCCCTACAAGCCGGACCAGTTTATTCGCGACGTTGAAGAGTTACTGGCGGCGAAATGA
- the trpE gene encoding anthranilate synthase component I codes for MYSPTLETFLKLAKQGNVVPVTRKLLADFETPLSAYHKIRGQGESFLFESVVGGEHLGRYSFVGCNPRAVIRQVGNAIQLIENGKVIERFVVSHEPASPPDTKAFVMGQPTLKKFGQVEEVTMSYAPTETPPQTVRDGLEVVERVMKKYRPVSLPSLPRFTGGAVGFIGYEFIHDVEPIVPRPAQDDLKTPVMYFLIADELLIFDRVAQTITVLVNAILEDGVNPADAYEDAVGEIERLMSLLEQPSQYKPVTVPSELPSLPFQSNVTREKFLSNVLKAKEYITSGDIIQVVGSQRFSTPVKASPLDIYRAARSINPSPYMFLLELEGMSLVGASPELHVRCEDHQVEIRPIAGTRPRGQTPEQDCANEKELLADPKERAEHVMLVDLARNDLGRVCNYGSVQVKDLMVIERYSHVMHIVSQVEGQLSPEKTPYDLMRATFPAGTLSGAPKVRAMQIIAELEQTQRGTYGGCVGYFSFNGNLDCCITIRTALIKDGKAYVQAGGGWVNDSTPEAEFDETVNKAKAMLKAVAVAESFTAGN; via the coding sequence ATCGTTTCTTTTTGAATCGGTCGTGGGTGGCGAACATCTCGGGCGTTATTCCTTCGTCGGTTGCAATCCGCGCGCGGTCATCCGCCAGGTGGGCAATGCCATTCAACTGATCGAGAACGGCAAGGTCATCGAGCGCTTCGTCGTTTCACACGAACCCGCTTCGCCGCCGGACACCAAGGCTTTTGTCATGGGCCAGCCGACACTCAAAAAGTTCGGCCAGGTCGAAGAGGTCACGATGTCTTACGCGCCCACCGAGACGCCGCCACAAACCGTGCGTGACGGCCTCGAAGTCGTCGAGCGCGTGATGAAGAAATACCGGCCGGTGTCGCTCCCATCATTGCCGCGGTTCACGGGCGGCGCGGTGGGATTCATCGGTTATGAATTCATCCACGATGTCGAGCCGATCGTGCCGCGTCCCGCACAGGATGATTTGAAAACGCCGGTGATGTATTTTCTGATCGCGGATGAATTGCTGATCTTCGATCGCGTGGCGCAGACGATCACGGTGCTCGTCAACGCAATCCTCGAAGACGGCGTGAATCCCGCCGACGCCTACGAAGATGCCGTCGGCGAAATCGAACGCCTGATGTCGCTGCTCGAACAGCCCTCGCAATATAAGCCGGTCACCGTGCCGTCCGAATTGCCGTCACTGCCGTTTCAATCGAACGTGACGCGCGAGAAATTTTTGTCGAACGTCCTCAAAGCCAAGGAATACATCACCTCCGGCGACATCATTCAGGTCGTGGGTTCGCAGCGTTTTTCCACGCCGGTGAAGGCCTCGCCGCTGGACATTTATCGCGCGGCACGCTCGATCAATCCTTCGCCGTATATGTTTTTGCTGGAACTGGAAGGCATGTCGCTCGTCGGCGCTTCGCCGGAGTTGCATGTGCGCTGCGAAGATCATCAGGTCGAGATTCGGCCCATCGCGGGGACGCGTCCGCGCGGGCAAACGCCGGAGCAGGATTGCGCGAATGAAAAGGAATTGCTGGCCGATCCCAAGGAGCGCGCCGAACACGTGATGCTGGTGGACCTTGCGCGCAACGATCTCGGGCGCGTGTGCAATTACGGTAGCGTGCAGGTGAAAGACCTGATGGTGATCGAGCGTTACAGCCACGTGATGCACATCGTGTCGCAGGTCGAGGGGCAACTGTCGCCGGAAAAAACGCCTTACGATTTGATGCGCGCGACGTTTCCGGCGGGCACCTTGAGCGGCGCGCCGAAAGTCCGCGCGATGCAGATCATTGCCGAACTGGAGCAGACGCAGCGTGGAACGTACGGCGGCTGCGTGGGATATTTTTCTTTCAACGGCAACCTGGATTGTTGCATCACGATCCGCACAGCGTTGATCAAGGACGGCAAGGCTTATGTGCAAGCCGGCGGCGGCTGGGTAAATGATTCGACGCCCGAAGCGGAATTCGACGAGACCGTGAACAAAGCGAAGGCGATGTTAAAAGCGGTCGCGGTCGCAGAGAGTTTTACAGCGGGAAATTGA
- a CDS encoding DUF4912 domain-containing protein: MKPEKPSLKKTVKNVTSKIRKSAASVAARLTKTPATPVKAVAASAPKQPSKTTTPKTKAKAAAKPAAPETPEVPAILLEGDHPSSPPAAGPGQRYSLGAVPPPEHVAGKDAGELPEAYGTEQLLLTARDPHWLYARWDLTRAQQRKYNSLSSDHHLVLRIYLSEIKGEPASEVHVHPESTHWFLYVNQAGAKYLAQLGYYMKGKWTTVSTSSATLTPPDSLSDDTSVQFASIPMDVPFTQLMQLARTAVEQNIPLVEVVQQLRADGYNFPPARPGEKWTPARQQALAAIITMDSVRRVWMGSLEITELTRRQLAQDMSSLGVGQFSAPSSPLGGLSSITSLSSAFGGVYERRKSFWFNVNAELIIYGATEPDAEVTIGGRVIKLRPDGTFSYRFSLPDGQYELPAVAISADKTDGRAAELRFERATEYRGDVGQHPQDSRLKPPLVENVA, from the coding sequence ATGAAACCGGAAAAACCGTCGCTCAAAAAGACTGTCAAAAACGTAACCAGTAAGATTCGGAAAAGCGCTGCCTCAGTCGCGGCGCGCCTGACCAAGACCCCGGCCACACCTGTCAAAGCCGTCGCCGCTTCCGCCCCCAAGCAACCGAGTAAAACCACCACGCCTAAAACCAAAGCCAAAGCCGCCGCCAAGCCCGCCGCGCCTGAGACGCCCGAGGTTCCCGCGATTTTGCTGGAAGGCGATCATCCGTCCTCGCCGCCCGCCGCCGGTCCCGGCCAGCGTTATTCATTGGGCGCAGTACCGCCGCCGGAGCACGTCGCCGGCAAAGACGCGGGTGAATTGCCGGAAGCTTACGGCACGGAACAGTTACTCCTCACCGCCCGCGATCCGCATTGGCTTTACGCCCGCTGGGACCTTACCCGCGCGCAACAACGCAAGTACAATTCGCTTTCCTCCGATCATCATCTCGTCCTGCGCATCTATCTCAGTGAAATCAAGGGCGAACCCGCTTCCGAAGTCCACGTGCATCCCGAGTCCACGCACTGGTTTCTTTATGTCAATCAGGCAGGCGCGAAATATCTCGCGCAACTCGGCTATTACATGAAAGGCAAATGGACCACCGTCTCCACTTCCAGCGCCACGCTGACTCCGCCCGATTCGCTCTCGGACGATACCTCCGTTCAATTCGCTTCGATTCCGATGGATGTTCCGTTCACACAGTTGATGCAACTCGCGCGCACCGCTGTGGAACAAAATATTCCGCTCGTCGAAGTCGTGCAGCAGCTTCGCGCCGATGGCTACAATTTCCCGCCTGCGCGGCCCGGTGAAAAATGGACACCCGCGCGCCAGCAAGCGCTTGCCGCCATCATCACCATGGACAGCGTGCGCCGCGTCTGGATGGGTTCGCTCGAAATCACTGAACTTACGCGCCGCCAACTCGCGCAGGACATGTCCTCATTGGGCGTCGGCCAATTCTCCGCGCCGAGTTCGCCGCTGGGTGGCCTTTCGAGCATCACCAGTTTGTCGAGCGCGTTCGGTGGAGTGTATGAACGGCGCAAAAGTTTTTGGTTCAACGTCAACGCCGAACTCATCATTTACGGCGCGACTGAACCCGATGCCGAAGTCACCATCGGCGGACGCGTCATCAAGCTTCGCCCCGACGGGACGTTTAGTTACCGCTTCTCGCTGCCCGATGGCCAATACGAACTCCCCGCCGTCGCCATCTCCGCCGACAAGACGGATGGCCGCGCCGCCGAACTCCGTTTCGAGCGCGCCACCGAATACCGCGGCGACGTCGGCCAACACCCGCAAGACTCGCGTCTTAAGCCGCCGTTGGTTGAGAATGTAGCGTAA